A region of Myxococcus stipitatus DSM 14675 DNA encodes the following proteins:
- a CDS encoding glycosyltransferase: MRICLVSKELSPFFGGGIGTYVALMSRAFADAGHEVHVLTAPHPGLERAPVLLPGVRVHTVAELEPGYAGAFPFPPLRHAMAAYTALQSLHAQHPFDLIEFPEYEGEGYFALRARRTLGQFATAVLAVRLHTPTHEVQHFNRVTTLDMDAAQQEFMEDCSIRDADLLLSPTQSLLDLVRARLGLGDEGVVVPHPFPTSSFAPPTARPRAEPPRVLYFGRLEYRKGVQHLIEAMQLLFARGLQAEVQLVGGDTRTGPFGRSMREWLERRIAPEWKHRFHFEAPRPRDELAAIISEATVCCFPSLWENFPNVCLEAMSAGCLVVGGDAGGMAEVIQDGRSGLLFRAGDSKHLAEVLERALTTPSLQQAVRDAAPARIADYCQPASIVRQVEAAVAAHPPRLPTLRPPPKAHGSTPRVTFLVPYFNMGRYLPETLRSIRAQTFTDYEILVVDDGSTDPHSRALLETLDAPDLRIISKQNGGLSSARNAGLKEARGHYVLPLDADDLLQPTFLEKAIALMEGSRDFAFVTSLVSYFIDDPARVVGGWAPWGVERDALWVFNVASTCTALMERRHVEEVGGYDEWLTAYEDWDVFCSLAERGLSGTVIPEPLFQYRLRPDSMTRTTVVTDRYAVMAYLYQKHPSLALHPERSLRILQGEAHKQQQLAARSIAPTKPLLHQVADRVNEALKQQLEPFHPALRRTAQWLLKSGPEDSRPLRYQLMEKVKRLKPPGR; encoded by the coding sequence TTGCGCATCTGCCTCGTATCCAAAGAGCTCTCGCCGTTCTTCGGGGGCGGCATCGGCACCTATGTCGCACTCATGAGCCGGGCCTTCGCGGACGCGGGGCACGAGGTCCATGTCCTCACCGCGCCACACCCGGGACTCGAGCGAGCGCCCGTTCTCCTCCCCGGTGTGCGGGTCCACACCGTCGCCGAGCTGGAGCCTGGCTACGCGGGGGCCTTCCCCTTTCCGCCGCTGCGGCACGCCATGGCGGCGTACACCGCGCTGCAGTCGCTGCACGCCCAGCACCCGTTCGACCTCATCGAGTTCCCCGAATACGAGGGCGAGGGCTACTTCGCGCTGCGAGCCCGGAGGACGCTGGGGCAGTTCGCCACCGCCGTGCTCGCGGTCCGCCTCCACACCCCCACGCACGAAGTCCAGCACTTCAATCGCGTCACCACGCTGGACATGGACGCCGCCCAGCAGGAGTTCATGGAGGACTGCTCCATCCGGGACGCGGACCTGCTGCTGTCCCCCACGCAGTCCCTGCTCGACCTCGTGAGGGCGCGGCTGGGGCTCGGGGACGAAGGCGTGGTGGTGCCCCACCCCTTCCCCACGAGCTCCTTCGCCCCGCCCACGGCGCGCCCCCGCGCCGAGCCACCGCGCGTGCTGTACTTCGGGCGGCTCGAGTACCGGAAGGGCGTGCAGCACCTCATCGAGGCGATGCAGCTCCTCTTCGCGCGCGGACTCCAGGCAGAGGTCCAGCTCGTGGGAGGAGACACGCGAACGGGGCCCTTCGGCCGGTCCATGCGCGAGTGGCTGGAGCGCCGCATCGCGCCGGAATGGAAGCACCGCTTCCACTTCGAAGCTCCACGCCCGCGCGACGAGCTCGCCGCCATCATCTCGGAGGCGACGGTCTGCTGCTTCCCGTCGCTCTGGGAGAACTTCCCCAACGTGTGCCTGGAGGCCATGAGCGCCGGCTGCCTCGTCGTCGGCGGCGACGCAGGCGGCATGGCGGAGGTCATCCAGGATGGCCGCAGCGGCCTCCTGTTCCGCGCGGGAGACTCGAAGCATCTGGCGGAGGTCCTCGAGCGGGCGCTGACCACGCCCTCGCTGCAACAAGCCGTGCGCGACGCGGCCCCCGCGCGAATCGCCGACTACTGCCAGCCCGCGAGCATCGTGCGTCAGGTCGAAGCCGCCGTCGCCGCGCATCCGCCCCGCCTCCCCACGCTTCGCCCGCCGCCCAAGGCCCACGGGAGCACGCCCCGCGTGACCTTCCTCGTGCCCTACTTCAACATGGGGCGCTACCTGCCGGAGACCTTGCGCTCCATCCGCGCGCAGACCTTCACGGACTACGAAATCCTCGTCGTGGATGACGGCTCCACCGACCCGCACAGCCGCGCGTTGCTGGAGACCTTGGACGCACCGGACCTGCGCATCATCTCCAAGCAGAACGGAGGGCTCAGCTCCGCTCGGAACGCGGGGCTGAAGGAAGCAAGGGGGCACTATGTCCTCCCGCTGGACGCGGACGACCTCCTCCAGCCCACCTTCCTGGAGAAGGCCATCGCCCTCATGGAGGGCTCGCGAGACTTCGCCTTCGTGACGTCGCTGGTGTCCTACTTCATCGACGACCCGGCGCGTGTCGTGGGCGGCTGGGCCCCCTGGGGCGTCGAGCGAGATGCCCTCTGGGTGTTCAACGTCGCCTCCACCTGCACCGCGCTGATGGAGCGCCGACACGTGGAGGAGGTCGGCGGCTACGACGAGTGGCTCACGGCCTATGAAGACTGGGATGTCTTCTGCTCGCTCGCCGAGCGAGGACTCTCGGGCACGGTCATCCCCGAGCCCCTCTTCCAGTACCGGCTGCGCCCGGACTCGATGACCCGCACCACGGTGGTGACGGACCGCTACGCGGTGATGGCGTACCTGTACCAGAAGCACCCCTCGCTGGCCCTCCATCCGGAGCGCTCCCTGCGCATCCTCCAGGGCGAGGCGCACAAGCAGCAGCAGTTGGCGGCGCGGAGCATCGCGCCCACCAAGCCCCTGTTGCACCAGGTCGCGGACCGGGTGAACGAGGCCCTCAAGCAGCAATTGGAGCCCTTCCACCCCGCGCTGCGGCGAACCGCGCAGTGGCTCCTGAAGTCGGGGCCCGAGGACTCACGCCCCCTGCGCTATCAGCTCATGGAGAAGGTGAAGCGGCTCAAGCCTCCGGGCCGGTAG
- a CDS encoding helix-turn-helix domain-containing protein produces MGPRHALLEQIGADIAHFQEASALFDATVGEVLALGRAEMACLAQLHFGGPSPLSAVPRGTDVERLELAGYVRREAAGSGRRLVLTEHAREWIETIWGPLREEGFQLMAALPEADLKVLAGVLSAVRGVQDRHASRVARLLQAPGGAGAARRRGGLSAAALHRVRLFIEAHLARRIRVEELARHSGLSVFYFTRAFRQSMAMTPHAYVQQRRVERARELLSRTHHSLGEIALEVGFSSQSHFTTVFRRLTGLTPAVVRRGGG; encoded by the coding sequence ATGGGTCCCCGACATGCCCTCCTCGAGCAGATAGGCGCCGACATCGCCCACTTCCAGGAGGCCTCCGCGCTCTTCGACGCCACCGTCGGCGAGGTGCTCGCGCTGGGCCGAGCGGAGATGGCGTGCCTGGCGCAGCTCCACTTCGGTGGCCCTTCGCCCTTGAGCGCCGTCCCTCGAGGCACCGACGTGGAGCGCCTGGAGCTCGCGGGTTACGTCCGACGAGAGGCCGCGGGGAGTGGCCGTCGGCTCGTGCTCACCGAGCATGCGCGGGAGTGGATCGAGACCATCTGGGGGCCCCTTCGCGAGGAGGGGTTCCAGCTGATGGCGGCCTTGCCCGAGGCGGACCTGAAGGTCCTCGCGGGCGTCTTGAGCGCCGTGCGCGGGGTGCAAGACCGGCACGCTTCCCGGGTCGCCAGGCTCCTCCAGGCGCCAGGAGGCGCGGGGGCGGCTCGGCGGCGCGGTGGCCTCTCCGCCGCCGCGCTCCATCGCGTGCGGCTCTTCATCGAGGCCCATCTGGCGCGGCGCATCCGGGTGGAGGAATTGGCGCGCCACTCAGGCTTGAGCGTCTTCTACTTCACCCGGGCTTTTCGCCAGTCCATGGCGATGACACCCCATGCCTATGTGCAGCAGCGGCGGGTGGAGCGCGCACGGGAGCTGCTGAGCCGCACCCACCACTCCCTGGGCGAGATTGCACTCGAGGTCGGCTTCAGCTCGCAGAGCCACTTCACCACCGTCTTCCGTCGACTGACGGGCCTGACGCCCGCCGTCGTCCGGCGCGGAGGTGGGTGA
- a CDS encoding anthrone oxygenase family protein, which produces MMNMKLSAAEIILWLLVLNLGLSFGAGLYEHRIMLPRWLDAQGPHWFSEEARRDNVGLRFWAFVSTGPLTLLTLASGFFALRAPGPLRAWWLGAVALVLVDRLLTFSYFIPTMMRLMQAPDSSESVASAVQWSRLNHLRHLLVAAAWLCSLQALTWLRVSKVLPGAS; this is translated from the coding sequence ATGATGAACATGAAGTTGTCGGCGGCGGAAATCATCCTGTGGCTCCTGGTGCTCAACCTCGGGCTCTCGTTCGGAGCAGGGCTCTACGAGCATCGAATCATGCTCCCCAGGTGGCTCGACGCGCAGGGCCCGCACTGGTTCTCGGAGGAGGCGCGGCGGGACAACGTGGGGCTGCGCTTCTGGGCCTTCGTCAGCACGGGCCCCCTGACGTTGCTCACCCTGGCGAGCGGCTTCTTCGCGCTCCGAGCCCCGGGGCCGCTGCGCGCCTGGTGGCTCGGGGCGGTGGCGCTGGTGCTCGTGGACCGGCTCCTCACCTTCTCGTACTTCATCCCCACGATGATGCGGCTGATGCAGGCGCCCGACTCGTCGGAGTCCGTGGCGAGCGCGGTGCAGTGGAGCCGGCTGAATCACCTGCGCCACCTCTTGGTCGCCGCCGCGTGGCTCTGCTCACTCCAAGCCCTCACATGGCTGAGGGTGAGCAAGGTCCTCCCAGGTGCCTCCTGA
- a CDS encoding SDR family NAD(P)-dependent oxidoreductase produces the protein MITGGGRGLGRVFAQSFVAAGANVIITGRNRQTLDEVSRELGGLETFVFDISDASATRAAFDHIHQTHGPIDVLVNNAGICHPPGFFWETPLEDWAATLDVNLKGTVYCTHAALQVMVEQGNGIIINLASSAGVFRWPTCSAYSVSKAAIVKLTENLSCETRRHGVSLFAYHPGLVHSIGLGADYLATPSPEDTLLGQVQKWVTSERLAGRTVDAQQSIGNLLKLAGGTCSELSGCYLTVHDDLERLMADRKALCTDHLMLRVQQHSPPTGATMPQRPPEA, from the coding sequence GTGATCACCGGCGGAGGCCGTGGACTGGGCCGCGTCTTCGCCCAGAGCTTCGTGGCGGCGGGCGCCAACGTCATCATCACCGGACGCAATCGACAAACCCTCGACGAGGTCTCTCGCGAGCTGGGGGGCTTGGAGACCTTTGTCTTCGACATCTCGGATGCCTCCGCCACCCGGGCCGCGTTCGACCACATCCACCAGACCCACGGTCCCATCGACGTGCTGGTGAACAACGCGGGCATCTGCCATCCACCGGGTTTCTTCTGGGAGACGCCTCTCGAGGACTGGGCGGCCACCTTGGACGTCAACCTCAAGGGCACCGTGTACTGCACGCACGCCGCCCTCCAGGTCATGGTGGAACAGGGGAACGGCATCATCATCAACCTGGCCAGCAGCGCCGGCGTCTTCCGCTGGCCCACCTGCTCCGCCTACTCCGTCAGCAAGGCCGCCATCGTCAAGCTGACGGAGAACCTCTCCTGCGAGACTCGCCGACATGGCGTCTCCCTCTTCGCCTACCACCCAGGCCTGGTGCACTCCATCGGGCTGGGCGCGGACTACCTCGCCACCCCCTCGCCGGAGGACACGCTCCTGGGCCAGGTGCAGAAGTGGGTCACCTCGGAGAGACTGGCCGGGAGGACCGTGGATGCCCAGCAGAGCATCGGCAACCTGCTCAAGCTGGCGGGCGGCACGTGCTCCGAGCTGAGCGGCTGCTACCTCACCGTCCACGACGACCTGGAGCGCCTGATGGCGGACCGCAAGGCCCTCTGCACCGACCACCTGATGTTGCGCGTGCAGCAGCACTCCCCGCCCACCGGGGCGACCATGCCTCAAAGGCCTCCCGAGGCGTGA
- a CDS encoding DUF7594 domain-containing protein, producing MTIIAAADTHVSAAAPTTSFGSRPALEVDKSPESEAYLRFYVAPVEGTLTTARLRVYVLDGSSEGPIAHDPRISGRAWNELTTWDTRPSRSDYSALTRMGAVASGTWSELDITDLHISTGAFTDVHLVANSDDGVSIASSEHPDATLRPQLVLTVQSAEDHPANPALPITVSGAPVTFGPSADTTVSAAAPTSSEGGSARDLWVGPSPEREAHLRFEVQGLTESVQRAVLRLYVGAQGTTEGPALFSTQGTWSEASATWNTRPAKVGNEVDRMPFLAPWGYVDYEVTDRVRGNGAVTFGLYGASGNGLSFDSREVSVARAPRLLVWTGAARAAPTEACLTRREVVAKVSPPRHDTYVSAERPTTTFHREASLRVDAAPAMTSYLDFEVDLGAAPVRRVLLQLFALEATDDGPRLYKARAFEPAAATWQNPPERLELLGDAGAVKRNQWVEYDVTGALTGSGRHAFALVADSNLGLSFASEDARTDWILDAAPRLVVVRDSDPFCSYRGPSTSGGSTWVKQTNNASAEHVRDTAPAPGGGFAVLGTQEKTRDSEPFSEQTDVVTLHRTDGAVLWRVTFPQERVEFRQVVVTALGNVLVAGEYAGAPDLGKGPLPQGTGMFVMKLTPSGAVDWTRGYNAWFRGGGEFMDNPMVVHDLTTDAHGSAVLTGGFWGYTDFGGGEVYSGKPFPYDDEWPNSFVLKVQWDGTYQWARMLNTRALRGTQAVSVAVDAQENVTVGGWAGWGTDFGAGALGESGLFVARWNVSGDFLWHWLLPTATNVLFADLYDVAVLPDGDVVFSGHFDGRFTFAGTAYASAEPDDAYDGMREPFLGKLSPTGAERMLRHFPGGTQTLLLRELSVDASGNLFTVQSGQGGVLGLGAIGLPEDTAPERPTVASFTSALETRWVRVFDPFQSLSSRLTLVDGGVVLTGDLTTAFEVDGTWYTPTLRRADLLHLKLRP from the coding sequence GTGACGATCATCGCGGCCGCGGATACGCACGTGTCGGCGGCGGCGCCAACGACGAGCTTCGGCTCGCGGCCAGCCCTGGAGGTGGACAAGTCACCGGAGTCCGAGGCGTACCTGCGCTTCTACGTCGCCCCGGTGGAGGGGACCCTCACGACAGCACGGCTGCGAGTGTATGTGTTGGACGGCTCGTCGGAGGGACCCATCGCGCATGACCCACGCATCTCGGGGCGGGCCTGGAACGAGCTGACGACCTGGGACACGCGGCCGAGTCGCTCCGACTACAGCGCCCTGACCCGCATGGGGGCGGTGGCCAGCGGCACCTGGAGCGAGCTGGACATCACGGACCTGCACATCTCCACGGGTGCCTTCACGGACGTCCACCTCGTGGCCAACAGCGACGACGGCGTGTCGATTGCGTCGAGCGAACACCCCGACGCCACCCTGCGTCCCCAGCTCGTCCTCACCGTCCAGTCCGCCGAGGACCACCCGGCGAACCCCGCGCTGCCCATCACCGTGTCGGGAGCCCCCGTCACCTTCGGCCCGAGCGCGGACACCACCGTCTCCGCCGCCGCGCCCACCTCCTCGGAAGGAGGCTCGGCCCGGGACCTGTGGGTGGGCCCGTCGCCCGAGCGGGAGGCGCACCTGCGCTTCGAGGTCCAAGGGCTGACGGAGTCGGTCCAGCGCGCGGTGCTGCGCCTGTATGTCGGAGCCCAGGGGACGACGGAGGGCCCCGCGCTGTTCTCGACCCAAGGGACCTGGAGCGAGGCGAGCGCCACCTGGAACACACGTCCGGCGAAGGTGGGCAACGAGGTGGACCGGATGCCCTTCCTCGCGCCCTGGGGGTACGTGGACTACGAGGTCACGGACCGGGTCCGAGGCAACGGGGCGGTCACCTTCGGCCTCTACGGAGCGTCGGGCAACGGGCTGTCCTTCGACTCGCGGGAGGTCTCGGTGGCACGTGCGCCTCGGCTCCTGGTGTGGACGGGCGCCGCGCGTGCGGCTCCGACCGAGGCCTGCCTGACTCGCCGGGAAGTCGTCGCGAAGGTGAGCCCTCCTCGCCATGACACCTATGTGAGCGCCGAGCGCCCGACGACGACGTTCCATCGCGAGGCGTCCTTGCGCGTGGACGCTGCGCCGGCGATGACCAGCTACCTGGACTTCGAGGTCGACCTCGGTGCGGCGCCCGTGCGTCGCGTCTTGCTCCAGCTCTTCGCCCTGGAGGCCACGGATGATGGCCCTCGGCTCTACAAAGCGCGCGCGTTCGAGCCAGCGGCGGCCACCTGGCAGAACCCGCCCGAACGCCTGGAGCTGCTGGGCGATGCAGGCGCGGTGAAGCGGAACCAGTGGGTGGAGTACGACGTGACGGGTGCGCTCACGGGCTCGGGCCGGCACGCCTTCGCCCTGGTCGCCGACTCCAACCTGGGGCTGAGCTTCGCGTCCGAGGATGCTCGCACGGACTGGATTCTGGACGCGGCCCCCCGGCTCGTCGTCGTCAGGGACAGCGACCCGTTCTGTTCGTACCGAGGCCCGTCGACCTCGGGAGGGAGCACCTGGGTGAAGCAGACGAACAACGCTTCAGCGGAGCATGTTCGGGATACGGCCCCCGCCCCGGGAGGAGGCTTCGCGGTCCTCGGCACGCAAGAGAAGACCCGGGACAGCGAGCCCTTCTCCGAGCAGACGGATGTCGTGACGTTGCACCGGACGGACGGCGCGGTCTTGTGGCGGGTGACCTTCCCCCAGGAGCGGGTGGAGTTCCGCCAGGTCGTGGTGACGGCGCTCGGGAACGTGCTCGTCGCGGGTGAGTACGCCGGGGCGCCAGACCTGGGGAAGGGGCCGCTGCCGCAGGGCACGGGCATGTTCGTGATGAAGCTGACCCCGTCGGGCGCGGTGGACTGGACGCGCGGCTACAACGCCTGGTTCCGCGGAGGCGGCGAGTTCATGGACAACCCCATGGTCGTGCATGACCTGACGACGGACGCGCACGGCAGCGCGGTGTTGACGGGCGGCTTCTGGGGCTACACGGACTTCGGAGGCGGAGAGGTCTACTCCGGCAAGCCCTTCCCCTATGACGACGAGTGGCCGAACTCCTTCGTCCTGAAGGTCCAGTGGGACGGCACCTACCAGTGGGCGCGCATGCTGAACACGCGAGCGCTGCGTGGCACGCAGGCGGTGAGCGTCGCGGTGGATGCCCAGGAGAACGTCACGGTCGGCGGTTGGGCGGGCTGGGGCACTGACTTCGGCGCGGGGGCACTCGGTGAGAGCGGGCTGTTCGTGGCGCGATGGAACGTGAGCGGCGACTTTCTGTGGCATTGGCTCCTGCCGACAGCCACCAACGTCCTCTTCGCCGACCTGTACGACGTGGCCGTCCTGCCCGACGGTGACGTGGTCTTCTCCGGTCACTTCGACGGCCGCTTCACCTTCGCGGGCACGGCCTACGCCAGCGCGGAGCCGGATGACGCCTACGACGGAATGCGAGAGCCCTTCCTCGGCAAGCTCTCACCGACAGGCGCGGAACGGATGCTGCGGCATTTCCCGGGAGGAACCCAGACACTCCTCCTCCGTGAGCTGTCTGTCGATGCCTCCGGAAATCTCTTCACGGTGCAGTCCGGCCAAGGGGGGGTGTTGGGGCTGGGCGCCATCGGGCTCCCAGAGGACACCGCCCCGGAGCGCCCCACGGTCGCGAGCTTCACGTCGGCGCTGGAGACCCGCTGGGTGCGCGTCTTCGACCCCTTCCAATCCCTGTCGTCCCGGCTGACGCTCGTGGACGGCGGCGTCGTCCTCACGGGGGACCTGACCACGGCCTTCGAGGTCGATGGCACCTGGTACACACCGACGTTGCGTCGGGCGGACCTGCTGCACCTCAAGCTGCGGCCATAG
- a CDS encoding methyltransferase, translating to MNSPTVHPAQRIVDLGFGFILSGALSSVAELGVADKLVQGPRSAASLAEELGVHAQALYRVLRLLASVEVFSEDAAGLFSLTPAAEYLRSDAPGSLRAAVRMLTQRIFWAPTGEMVDTVRTGQTPFDRIFGKPFFDYLHHDPAQGAVFHQGMSSLSDMENGAIAASYDFTGLSSVVDVGGGHGGFLIEVLKLAPQVRGVLFDHGQVLAGARIAQAGFSQRCALEEGDFFQAVPKGAEAYVLKRILHDWNDETCVRILRNCREAMAEGGRVLVLDTVIPPGNAPHGGKVLDVMMLASLPGRERTEEDFRKLFAQAGLKLSRILPTPSALSITEAVAA from the coding sequence ATGAATTCACCCACCGTGCATCCCGCGCAGCGCATCGTCGACCTGGGCTTTGGCTTCATCCTCTCCGGTGCGCTGTCGTCCGTGGCGGAGCTGGGCGTCGCGGACAAGCTGGTCCAGGGGCCTCGGAGTGCCGCCTCGCTCGCGGAGGAGCTGGGCGTCCACGCCCAGGCCCTGTACCGGGTCCTCCGGCTGCTCGCGAGCGTGGAGGTGTTCTCCGAGGATGCCGCGGGCCTCTTCTCGCTGACTCCCGCCGCCGAGTACCTGCGCAGCGATGCCCCGGGCTCCCTGCGCGCCGCGGTGCGGATGCTGACACAGCGCATCTTCTGGGCCCCCACCGGGGAGATGGTCGACACGGTCCGCACCGGACAGACGCCGTTCGACCGCATCTTCGGCAAGCCCTTCTTCGACTACCTCCACCACGACCCCGCGCAGGGCGCCGTCTTCCACCAGGGCATGTCCAGCCTGTCCGACATGGAGAACGGCGCCATCGCCGCCAGCTACGACTTCACGGGGCTGAGCAGCGTGGTGGACGTGGGCGGTGGACACGGCGGCTTCCTCATCGAGGTGCTCAAGCTCGCGCCCCAGGTGCGCGGCGTCCTCTTCGACCATGGACAGGTGCTCGCGGGCGCTCGCATCGCCCAGGCGGGGTTCTCGCAGCGGTGTGCGCTGGAGGAGGGAGACTTCTTCCAGGCCGTCCCCAAGGGCGCGGAGGCCTACGTCCTCAAGCGCATCCTCCATGACTGGAACGACGAGACGTGCGTCCGCATCCTCCGGAACTGCCGTGAGGCCATGGCGGAAGGCGGGCGGGTCCTCGTCCTCGACACCGTCATTCCTCCTGGCAACGCGCCGCACGGAGGCAAGGTGCTGGACGTGATGATGCTGGCGTCACTGCCGGGGCGGGAGCGCACGGAGGAGGACTTCCGGAAGCTCTTCGCACAGGCGGGGCTGAAGCTCTCGCGCATCCTCCCCACTCCGAGCGCCCTCAGCATCACGGAGGCTGTCGCGGCCTGA
- a CDS encoding YgaP family membrane protein, whose translation MKRNVGNLERLFRALGGVGLLVCAVMAPLPLAFRLAACGGLGVYMLFTALAGSCLGYALMGRSTCPLEPGR comes from the coding sequence ATGAAGCGAAATGTCGGGAATCTGGAGCGGCTGTTCAGGGCCTTGGGGGGCGTGGGGTTGCTGGTGTGTGCGGTCATGGCACCGCTCCCGCTGGCGTTCCGTCTCGCGGCCTGCGGAGGGTTGGGGGTGTACATGCTCTTCACGGCCCTGGCGGGGAGCTGCCTGGGCTACGCACTGATGGGGCGCTCGACGTGCCCCCTCGAGCCTGGGCGTTGA
- a CDS encoding RNA polymerase sigma factor produces the protein MGAAHTELLAAAARGDDEALAVLVRAYHDRVYRFGLRVCRDGFDADDAVQEAFTKLARRPEVQRDAGVLSWLMSVVRHACLRMLRPFVRERRALGAGAEEEAVLAPEGVDPQQALERWELIQSVHAAIAGLAPAYREVLIMRDLEGLSGDEVCKALGLELATMKTRLHRARGQLREELLRRGAWQRPEG, from the coding sequence ATGGGCGCCGCACACACGGAGCTGCTCGCCGCCGCGGCAAGGGGGGATGACGAAGCCCTTGCCGTGTTGGTGCGTGCGTATCACGACCGGGTGTACCGGTTCGGCCTGCGGGTGTGCAGGGATGGGTTCGACGCGGACGATGCCGTGCAGGAGGCCTTCACGAAGCTCGCGAGGCGCCCCGAGGTGCAGCGGGATGCCGGCGTCCTGTCGTGGCTGATGAGCGTGGTGCGCCATGCGTGCCTGCGGATGCTCCGCCCCTTCGTCCGCGAGCGGCGGGCCCTGGGGGCGGGGGCCGAGGAAGAGGCGGTCCTCGCGCCGGAGGGGGTCGACCCGCAGCAGGCGCTCGAGCGCTGGGAGCTCATCCAGTCCGTCCATGCGGCCATCGCGGGCCTCGCGCCCGCCTACCGCGAGGTGCTCATCATGCGAGACCTGGAGGGACTGTCTGGCGATGAGGTCTGCAAGGCCCTGGGGTTGGAGCTGGCCACCATGAAGACCCGGCTGCATCGGGCGCGGGGGCAGCTGCGCGAGGAGCTCCTCAGGCGCGGTGCGTGGCAGCGGCCCGAGGGGTGA